The following coding sequences are from one Lycium ferocissimum isolate CSIRO_LF1 chromosome 3, AGI_CSIRO_Lferr_CH_V1, whole genome shotgun sequence window:
- the LOC132048867 gene encoding uncharacterized protein LOC132048867 produces MAPFEVLYGRRCRSPIGWFDAFEVWPWGTDLLRESLEKVKVIQAKLLVAQSSQKEYADRKVRDLEFVEGEQVLLKVSPRKGVIRFRKKGKLSPRYIRLFEILKHMGEVAYKLALPPGLSGVHPVFHVSMLKRYHGDSSYIIHWDSILLYENFSYEKEAVAILDMDVRKLRSKKIASVKVQWKNRPVKEATWETESDMCSKYPQLFTGTGN; encoded by the exons ATGGCTCCGTTTGAGGTGTTGTATGggaggaggtgtaggtctcctattggatggttcgatGCGTTCGAGGTGTGGCCTTGGGGCACTGATCTTCTGAGAGAGTCCTTAGAGAAAGTAAAGGTGATCCAAGCGAAGCTCCTAGTAGCCCAGAGCAGTCAAAAAGAGTATGCGGACCgtaaggtccgagatcttgagtttgtaGAGGGAGAGCAAGTGTTGCTGAAGGTCTCACCCAGGAAGGGTGTGATAAGGTTCAGAAAGAAaggcaagcttagcccgaggtacattAGGCTGTTTGAGATCCTCAAgcatatgggggaggtggcttataagttggcctTGCCTCCGGGTTTATCAGGAGTTCATCCGGTGTTCCACGtttcgatgttgaagaggtatCACGGGGATAGTTCATACATAATCCATTGGGATTCGATTTTATTATATGAGAATTTTTCATATGAGAAGGAGGCCGTTGCCATCTTAGATATGGATGTccgcaagttgaggtccaagaaaATAGCCTCGgtgaaagttcagtggaagaatcgtcCGGTaaaggaagctacttgggaaacagaaTCTGATATGTGTAGCAAGTATCCTCAGCTTTTCACCGGGACAG GGAATTAG